In Halalkalicoccus sp. NIPERK01, one DNA window encodes the following:
- a CDS encoding cation-translocating P-type ATPase encodes MDEPDAAGQENEGRQRRELTARLAVPEMDCPSCAQKVDKGLQRIDGLVDATLQATTGTAIITYDPDRASEADLVNAIEAAGYEVVGGSDSESEGDELNGGVDIAPPSEVWTSLRAKKTWLGAAFVILGLVLEFLLTAQNVAVASVLEYSLQVADVLFLGAVAASGIPVVRSGYYSAKNRSLDIDLLMGTAIIAATAIGYFVEAATLAVLFSIAEMLEDYAMDRARDSLRELMELSPDEATVRRDGEEVTVPTDDVVVGETVVVRPGEKIPLDGTVIEGESAIDQSPITGESVPVDKAAGDEVYAGAINEEGYLEVEVTSTAGDSTLSRIIEMVQGAQAKQTETEQFVDRFSGYYTPVVVVLAILTAVIPPLAIADPLSVEVAGYGFTFVDDWQTWFIRGLTLLVIACPCAFVISTPVSVVSGITSAAKNGVLIKGGNHLEAMGEVDVIALDKTGTLTKGELVVTDVIPLCDDEATLLRHVAGLERRSEHPIARAILARAQEAGVSDLPDPTGFESLTGKGIRGEIDGETYYAGKPALFEELGFDFSRTHHETDGGVPAAGAVEANTGTFAAGALATLEQEGKTVILVGTESELLGAIAIADEVRPASKRAVARLHELGVERVVMLTGDNEGTARAIAEQVGVDEYRAELLPDEKVTAIEELQTECGVVAMVGDGINDAPALATAEVGVAMGAAGTDTALETADIALMGDDVGKLPYLYDLSHTANGVIRQNIWVSLSVKLLLAIGVPLGLVSVALAVVVGDMGMSLGVTGNAMRLSRLKPDRIS; translated from the coding sequence ATGGATGAACCGGATGCGGCGGGCCAGGAGAACGAGGGCCGCCAGCGACGAGAGTTGACCGCCCGCCTCGCCGTCCCCGAGATGGACTGTCCCTCCTGTGCACAGAAGGTCGACAAGGGTCTCCAACGTATCGACGGCCTCGTGGACGCTACGCTCCAGGCGACCACTGGCACGGCCATCATCACGTACGACCCCGATCGTGCCAGCGAGGCCGACCTGGTCAACGCAATTGAAGCCGCTGGCTACGAAGTCGTCGGAGGATCGGACTCGGAGTCCGAAGGAGACGAACTGAATGGTGGCGTCGATATCGCACCACCGTCTGAGGTCTGGACGAGCCTCCGCGCGAAGAAGACCTGGCTTGGCGCAGCGTTCGTCATCCTCGGACTCGTCCTCGAATTCCTCCTCACTGCCCAGAACGTCGCGGTGGCGAGCGTCCTCGAGTACTCGCTCCAGGTCGCCGATGTGCTGTTCCTCGGCGCGGTCGCCGCCAGCGGTATCCCCGTCGTCCGTAGCGGTTATTACTCGGCGAAGAATCGAAGCCTCGACATCGATCTGCTGATGGGAACGGCCATCATCGCCGCGACTGCCATCGGCTACTTCGTCGAGGCGGCGACGCTGGCCGTCCTGTTCAGCATCGCCGAGATGCTAGAAGACTACGCAATGGACAGGGCACGTGACTCCCTTCGCGAACTGATGGAGTTGTCGCCGGATGAAGCGACCGTCCGACGGGACGGCGAGGAAGTGACGGTGCCGACGGACGACGTCGTCGTAGGCGAGACGGTTGTCGTCCGACCTGGCGAGAAGATCCCGCTCGATGGGACAGTCATCGAGGGCGAGAGCGCGATCGACCAGTCGCCGATCACCGGTGAGAGCGTCCCCGTCGATAAAGCCGCTGGCGACGAGGTGTACGCCGGCGCCATCAACGAGGAGGGCTATCTCGAGGTCGAGGTGACATCGACGGCGGGCGACTCCACGCTCTCACGTATCATCGAGATGGTGCAAGGGGCGCAAGCGAAACAGACCGAGACTGAGCAGTTCGTCGACCGGTTTTCAGGTTACTACACCCCCGTCGTGGTCGTGCTGGCGATCCTAACCGCCGTCATCCCGCCACTCGCAATCGCGGACCCTCTCTCGGTGGAGGTGGCCGGATACGGGTTCACCTTCGTCGACGATTGGCAAACGTGGTTTATCCGTGGGCTCACGCTGCTGGTGATTGCCTGTCCCTGTGCATTCGTCATTTCGACACCCGTCTCCGTCGTCTCAGGCATTACGAGTGCCGCGAAAAACGGTGTCCTCATCAAGGGCGGCAACCATCTCGAGGCGATGGGTGAGGTCGACGTCATCGCGCTTGATAAGACGGGGACGCTCACCAAGGGCGAACTCGTCGTCACCGACGTCATTCCGCTCTGCGATGACGAGGCGACACTGCTCCGCCACGTTGCCGGGCTGGAACGCCGCAGTGAGCATCCGATCGCCAGAGCAATTCTCGCCCGTGCCCAAGAGGCTGGCGTGAGCGACCTCCCCGACCCGACAGGCTTCGAAAGCCTGACTGGCAAGGGTATTCGCGGGGAGATCGACGGCGAGACGTACTACGCGGGCAAGCCCGCGCTGTTCGAAGAGCTGGGTTTCGATTTCTCGCGGACCCACCACGAGACCGACGGTGGCGTCCCGGCCGCGGGCGCGGTCGAGGCCAACACCGGGACGTTCGCAGCGGGCGCTCTCGCCACGTTGGAACAGGAGGGCAAGACGGTCATTCTCGTCGGGACGGAGTCGGAGCTGCTAGGCGCCATTGCCATCGCCGACGAGGTACGTCCCGCGTCGAAGCGGGCGGTTGCACGACTGCACGAACTGGGCGTCGAGCGTGTCGTGATGCTGACCGGCGACAACGAGGGGACGGCGCGGGCGATTGCCGAACAGGTCGGCGTCGACGAGTACCGCGCCGAACTCTTGCCGGACGAGAAGGTCACCGCTATCGAGGAGCTCCAGACCGAATGCGGTGTCGTGGCGATGGTCGGTGATGGCATCAACGATGCTCCCGCGCTGGCGACCGCCGAGGTCGGCGTCGCGATGGGGGCGGCCGGTACTGACACCGCACTGGAGACCGCTGACATCGCGCTGATGGGCGACGATGTCGGGAAGCTCCCGTACTTGTACGACCTGTCGCACACGGCAAACGGTGTCATCAGGCAGAACATCTGGGTGAGCCTTAGCGTGAAGTTACTGCTCGCGATTGGCGTGCCGCTCGGGCTCGTGAGCGTCGCTCTCGCTGTCGTGGTCGGCGACATGGGGATGAGCCTCGGCGTCACGGGCAACGCGATGCGACTCTCGCGGTTGAAACCCGATCGGATCTCCTAG
- a CDS encoding cobalt-precorrin-7 (C(5))-methyltransferase: MSDTYDLDAGPDPAALAASEPEPEPASLPTENPVYAVGIGPGNPEYLTPRAERAIRDANVVVGFETVVEFIREKTNADLLTCGYRDEAETLATFADRVANGKSGTAVLMGDPNHSGYQFVGKVQVAVEAPVRVIPGISSLQVAASRARTPMEETVFVTLHKSGDITRDLRRLRDDVGKRHLLVLPRPYDWMPEDIAAELLEAGASPSLEALVLEHLTHDDEEVTTTTLGRLQALTKESDGDTSPFSDLSVLAVRSD, from the coding sequence GTGAGCGACACGTACGATTTGGACGCCGGCCCCGATCCAGCGGCGCTGGCGGCGTCGGAACCGGAACCGGAACCAGCGTCTCTTCCGACGGAAAATCCGGTGTACGCCGTCGGGATCGGCCCGGGCAACCCGGAGTATCTGACCCCACGCGCCGAGCGCGCAATCCGCGATGCCAACGTCGTCGTGGGGTTCGAGACCGTCGTCGAGTTCATCCGCGAGAAGACGAACGCCGACCTCCTCACGTGTGGGTATCGTGATGAAGCAGAGACGCTTGCGACATTCGCTGACCGCGTGGCCAATGGGAAATCCGGAACGGCCGTTCTGATGGGTGATCCGAACCACTCGGGGTATCAGTTCGTCGGGAAGGTTCAGGTGGCTGTCGAAGCGCCAGTCCGGGTGATTCCAGGGATCTCGTCCCTTCAGGTGGCCGCCAGTAGGGCACGAACACCAATGGAAGAAACGGTCTTCGTAACGCTCCACAAGAGCGGTGATATCACACGGGATCTCCGTCGGCTTCGAGATGACGTCGGTAAGCGACACCTGCTCGTGCTCCCGCGCCCCTACGACTGGATGCCTGAGGACATCGCCGCCGAGTTACTCGAAGCAGGTGCATCCCCATCGCTTGAGGCTCTCGTCCTGGAACATTTGACACACGACGACGAAGAAGTAACGACGACGACGCTAGGGAGGCTCCAAGCACTCACGAAAGAATCAGATGGAGATACGTCACCGTTCTCTGATCTTTCGGTATTAGCTGTTCGGTCCGACTAG
- a CDS encoding MFS transporter, whose protein sequence is MSTATEFKRGIREHLGQFSLHVLLVFATGLTIGSERTVVPVLGEEVLGVKSFLVIGSFVVSFGFVKALLNLYAGKWGEEYGRKPVLVLGWATALPLPIILIFAPSWGWITVGNILLGINQALTWSMAINAKIDLAGPDQRGLAVGIDESFGYTGVAVGAWITGVIAGQWNLRPEPFYFLAVVVVLAFLISIFLITETVQYAQAEGDDDHHDANLPFNEVLKRATYGDKTLFAAAQAGHIENFVDTLFWIAVPLYLINRGLGIAAVGVVVGVHSAMYFLQIATGGLADRIGRRPPVIWGMFIAGAGVLGMVFVEGYLPWAVLAAISGLGMALLYPNLMTVPGDAAHPTWRSAGMGVYRMWRDSGYGVGAILIGLSMEFVSAEAAFYMTALLMFISGAVVYVWMEETHPDFGTHEPPAPATEEPGRTVARD, encoded by the coding sequence ATGAGTACGGCAACCGAGTTCAAACGGGGAATCCGCGAACACCTCGGACAGTTCTCACTACACGTCCTGCTGGTGTTCGCTACCGGGCTGACCATCGGATCCGAACGGACCGTCGTCCCCGTTCTGGGAGAAGAGGTACTCGGCGTCAAGTCGTTTCTCGTTATCGGCTCGTTCGTCGTCTCCTTCGGCTTCGTCAAAGCGCTGCTCAACCTCTATGCTGGGAAATGGGGCGAGGAGTACGGCCGCAAGCCGGTACTCGTCCTCGGGTGGGCAACTGCTTTGCCCCTCCCGATTATCCTCATCTTCGCTCCCAGCTGGGGCTGGATCACCGTCGGGAACATCCTGCTGGGCATCAACCAGGCACTGACCTGGAGTATGGCGATCAACGCGAAGATCGACCTCGCGGGCCCCGACCAGCGGGGCCTTGCGGTCGGCATCGACGAGTCGTTCGGATACACTGGCGTCGCTGTCGGTGCCTGGATCACGGGCGTCATCGCCGGGCAGTGGAACCTCCGGCCCGAACCGTTCTACTTCCTGGCCGTCGTCGTCGTGCTGGCATTTCTCATCTCGATCTTCCTGATCACGGAAACCGTCCAATACGCCCAGGCCGAAGGTGACGACGACCACCACGACGCGAACCTCCCGTTCAACGAGGTGCTGAAGCGTGCGACCTACGGCGATAAGACGCTGTTCGCTGCTGCGCAGGCCGGTCATATCGAGAACTTCGTGGACACACTGTTCTGGATCGCCGTCCCGCTCTATCTGATAAACCGAGGTCTTGGCATCGCGGCAGTCGGAGTCGTGGTCGGCGTCCACAGCGCGATGTACTTCCTCCAGATCGCGACCGGTGGGCTCGCGGATCGCATCGGTCGCCGGCCGCCGGTCATCTGGGGGATGTTCATCGCGGGTGCGGGTGTCCTCGGAATGGTGTTCGTCGAAGGATACCTGCCGTGGGCTGTGTTGGCCGCCATCTCCGGGCTGGGCATGGCGTTGCTGTATCCAAACCTGATGACCGTGCCCGGCGACGCCGCACACCCGACGTGGCGGTCGGCAGGCATGGGTGTCTACCGGATGTGGCGTGACTCCGGCTACGGCGTCGGCGCGATCCTGATCGGGCTCTCGATGGAGTTCGTGAGCGCCGAAGCCGCCTTCTACATGACGGCACTCCTGATGTTCATCTCCGGTGCTGTCGTGTACGTCTGGATGGAGGAGACCCATCCGGACTTCGGCACACACGAGCCTCCCGCACCCGCTACCGAGGAACCGGGCCGGACGGTTGCTCGAGACTAG
- a CDS encoding helix-turn-helix domain-containing protein, with translation MSLYQASFRMKHECPYREISERFPDLTIREWYLSDCQVLEITSTEAPTDALLDEIDQLGEILHESVDSSGLHVVTQSRLCALEGSILERFEAHDCLYQPPTIHRHGWEHYTVVAFDETDVRALLQALEADRDIELLSKTAIDERHVPHSMLAPVDQLFESVTDRQLAALRLALDEGYYEQPRQTSLRDLAAQTSVARSTYEEHLRKAENKLLTNAGRFLRLMTAHSSADPLDVDRSRRPEQHAD, from the coding sequence GTGAGTCTGTATCAAGCGTCGTTCCGGATGAAACACGAGTGCCCATATCGTGAGATTTCGGAACGCTTCCCCGACCTCACGATTCGGGAGTGGTACCTGAGCGACTGCCAGGTGCTCGAAATCACGTCCACTGAAGCTCCGACGGACGCTCTCCTCGACGAGATCGACCAACTGGGTGAAATCCTGCACGAGTCCGTCGACAGCTCCGGACTCCACGTCGTCACTCAATCCCGTCTCTGTGCGCTGGAAGGGTCGATCTTGGAGCGATTCGAGGCACACGACTGTCTGTACCAGCCGCCGACGATTCACCGCCACGGGTGGGAGCATTACACCGTCGTCGCCTTCGACGAAACCGATGTTCGGGCACTGTTGCAAGCCCTCGAGGCGGACCGAGACATCGAACTCCTCTCGAAGACTGCAATCGATGAGCGACATGTCCCACACAGTATGTTGGCGCCGGTCGATCAACTGTTCGAGAGCGTGACTGACCGTCAGCTGGCAGCACTCCGGTTGGCCCTCGACGAGGGCTATTACGAGCAGCCACGGCAGACGTCGCTTCGCGACCTGGCCGCTCAGACATCCGTGGCCCGGTCGACCTACGAGGAACACCTTCGGAAGGCGGAGAACAAACTGCTGACGAACGCTGGCCGATTCCTGCGGTTGATGACGGCACACTCCTCGGCAGATCCGTTGGACGTTGATCGGTCCCGCCGGCCCGAACAACACGCTGACTGA
- a CDS encoding MFS transporter, with product MNWRYRDTVLLSCTCALFATMVARLVLSPVVPAITAEFDISNTVIGIALTGMWMAYGLVQYPSGVLAGRVGERKIILVAVGGTAVMSFAVAIAPLFGLFVLCTILLGAVAGLHYSVGTTLLSRTYEDVGTAIGLHNIGGTTGGLLAPIAAAWVGVRYGWRPAVAIGTGVAVPVLLLFAWQVRPTEPLSPTRSIREQFELQPVRDFLRRPPIAFTVFIAVIVTFVWQGTASFLPTFLVKHKNQSATMAGTIFSVYFVVQGVVQVGVGTISDRYGRDLVITGCLATGIIGFVLFIAISDLVAIVTGVILAGIGMSSFTAIMARFMDEFAEAERGTGFGLTQTVNMVLSSFGSVAVGVFADVLGWAASFGILVFLLICAFCALIANRLFSLGY from the coding sequence ATGAACTGGCGATACCGCGATACAGTTCTTCTCTCGTGTACCTGTGCTCTATTCGCAACGATGGTTGCACGACTGGTCCTCAGCCCCGTCGTGCCAGCGATCACTGCTGAATTCGACATCTCGAATACCGTTATCGGTATCGCACTGACGGGCATGTGGATGGCGTACGGACTCGTCCAATATCCGAGCGGGGTCCTAGCCGGTCGAGTTGGAGAGCGGAAAATCATTCTGGTCGCGGTCGGCGGAACCGCCGTCATGAGTTTCGCTGTCGCAATTGCCCCTCTGTTTGGCCTGTTTGTCCTCTGTACCATTCTCCTTGGCGCTGTTGCTGGGCTCCATTACAGCGTTGGGACGACATTGCTGTCACGGACGTACGAAGACGTTGGAACCGCGATCGGGTTGCACAATATCGGCGGAACCACGGGTGGGCTTCTTGCCCCGATCGCCGCTGCGTGGGTCGGTGTCCGCTACGGGTGGCGGCCAGCAGTCGCGATCGGGACGGGAGTCGCAGTACCTGTTTTGCTCCTTTTCGCGTGGCAGGTTCGACCGACCGAGCCACTGTCCCCGACGCGATCCATACGCGAGCAGTTCGAACTGCAGCCCGTACGTGATTTTCTCAGACGACCGCCGATCGCCTTCACGGTGTTCATCGCCGTTATCGTTACGTTCGTGTGGCAAGGAACGGCATCGTTTCTTCCGACATTTCTCGTCAAGCACAAGAATCAATCAGCAACAATGGCTGGCACTATTTTTTCGGTGTATTTCGTCGTCCAGGGCGTTGTTCAGGTTGGAGTGGGTACGATTTCAGATCGCTACGGTCGCGATCTCGTTATAACTGGCTGCTTGGCGACCGGTATCATCGGGTTCGTCCTTTTCATCGCTATTTCCGATCTCGTAGCAATCGTAACGGGTGTTATTTTAGCGGGCATCGGCATGAGTTCGTTTACTGCGATAATGGCGCGATTTATGGATGAATTCGCTGAAGCTGAGCGAGGGACAGGATTCGGGCTGACACAAACGGTGAATATGGTGCTATCCTCGTTCGGGTCCGTTGCAGTCGGCGTATTTGCTGATGTACTCGGTTGGGCTGCTTCGTTTGGAATACTCGTTTTTCTATTGATCTGTGCGTTCTGTGCTCTTATCGCGAACCGCCTTTTCTCGCTTGGCTATTGA
- a CDS encoding MBL fold metallo-hydrolase, whose translation MTEIEPDTLGDRLQNRTDDLLVVDVRHRDNHTDWHIPGSRNVDVYDELAFDRESAKEALNDLPDGAEIVTVCAAGVISQTATDLLQELGYDAKTLTDGMAGWSRVHRSAPVLIDIDGMLIQVARPGKGCLSHVLISDGEAVVFDPSHYLDEYEAILDDYEAELVGVFDTHAHADHVSGAAELADRHNVPYSLHLKDALALDATPLEDGKTVTVGGLDIEVIHTPGHSEGSVSFEIDGTALITGDTLFHESVGWVELGVEAGVEDTDVEGNAATLYESLQRLLDRPDDVLVLPTHDPGSPEPPVTATLAGVGERNADLGRDREDFVRELASDIPAHPPNFERVKRTNVGQESVPAEELAELELGPNNCAAE comes from the coding sequence ATGACCGAAATCGAGCCAGATACACTCGGAGACCGTTTGCAGAATCGTACCGATGACCTCCTCGTCGTAGACGTTCGACATCGGGATAACCATACCGACTGGCACATCCCCGGGAGTCGGAACGTCGACGTCTACGACGAACTCGCGTTCGACCGGGAGTCTGCGAAAGAGGCGCTAAACGACCTGCCCGACGGGGCGGAGATCGTCACCGTCTGTGCTGCAGGGGTCATCTCGCAGACCGCAACAGATCTGCTTCAGGAGCTGGGCTACGACGCGAAAACGCTCACTGACGGGATGGCCGGGTGGAGTCGCGTTCATCGCAGTGCGCCCGTTCTGATCGATATCGACGGGATGCTCATTCAGGTCGCACGGCCGGGGAAGGGCTGCCTCTCGCACGTCCTCATCTCGGACGGAGAAGCCGTCGTTTTCGACCCGTCACACTACCTCGACGAGTACGAGGCGATCCTCGACGACTACGAAGCCGAACTCGTCGGTGTCTTCGACACGCATGCTCACGCAGATCACGTCTCCGGAGCTGCGGAACTCGCCGACCGTCACAACGTTCCGTACTCCCTCCACCTGAAAGACGCGCTTGCCCTCGATGCAACGCCCCTCGAGGATGGGAAGACCGTGACGGTCGGCGGTCTCGATATCGAGGTCATCCACACGCCGGGACACAGCGAGGGAAGCGTCTCGTTCGAAATCGACGGTACAGCGCTGATTACGGGCGACACGCTCTTTCACGAGAGCGTGGGCTGGGTCGAACTCGGCGTCGAAGCAGGGGTCGAAGACACGGACGTCGAAGGGAACGCCGCGACGCTGTACGAGAGCCTCCAGCGGTTACTGGACCGACCGGACGACGTACTGGTTCTGCCGACGCACGATCCCGGGTCGCCCGAACCGCCGGTGACCGCGACCCTCGCCGGAGTCGGAGAACGGAACGCCGATCTCGGACGTGACCGCGAGGATTTCGTCCGGGAACTCGCGTCCGACATCCCGGCTCACCCGCCGAACTTCGAACGCGTCAAGCGGACGAACGTGGGGCAGGAATCGGTTCCGGCCGAGGAACTGGCCGAGTTGGAACTGGGGCCGAACAACTGCGCGGCTGAGTGA
- the cobT gene encoding nicotinate mononucleotide-dependent phosphoribosyltransferase CobT, which produces MRFVLVGGNTDTARIDGISAAGANPDAMIHTPSADLEIVEYGHPVQAPVVPVSPTGCPTPAVVTRAVRELLGFDVLAVDAGLARPTTAPTVTIGDGAGRDIRTSDPVASASETFEAARRLGRCLPDAELVIGETIPGGTTTALGVLTALGEQPTVSSSLPENPLSLKRDVVSEALGTSGLSPGSTAGNPIETVQCVGDPVLAAVAGLTTGATATGTTVTLAGGTQLAAAAALVRHAGTDVSLSLATTSFLAADDTAGIHDLANDLDVNLTTDPGFDTVSHPAMDAYVAGEAKEGVGMGGALALADAADVSMAIVREKIADIYDRLVSEDRTMKI; this is translated from the coding sequence ATGAGATTCGTTCTCGTCGGTGGGAACACCGATACGGCCCGCATCGATGGCATCAGCGCCGCAGGGGCCAACCCTGACGCGATGATTCACACGCCCAGTGCAGATCTCGAAATCGTCGAGTACGGTCACCCAGTGCAGGCGCCAGTCGTCCCCGTCAGTCCGACTGGCTGCCCGACTCCAGCGGTCGTCACTCGCGCTGTCCGCGAACTCCTCGGGTTCGACGTGCTTGCCGTCGACGCCGGACTTGCCAGACCAACCACTGCGCCAACGGTTACAATCGGAGACGGAGCCGGACGCGACATTCGCACTTCGGACCCGGTCGCGTCGGCATCAGAAACGTTCGAAGCCGCCCGTCGTCTGGGTCGATGCCTGCCGGACGCAGAACTCGTGATTGGCGAGACGATTCCTGGTGGCACGACGACTGCTCTCGGTGTTCTGACTGCGCTCGGGGAGCAGCCGACAGTCTCCTCGTCGCTCCCGGAGAATCCACTCTCACTCAAGCGTGACGTCGTCAGCGAAGCACTGGGTACAAGCGGCCTATCGCCTGGGAGCACTGCCGGTAATCCGATAGAGACCGTCCAGTGCGTCGGGGATCCGGTGCTTGCTGCCGTGGCCGGATTGACCACTGGAGCGACGGCCACTGGCACGACCGTAACGCTCGCCGGCGGAACTCAGCTGGCGGCCGCCGCTGCACTTGTCCGTCATGCAGGCACGGACGTCTCGCTCTCGCTTGCGACCACTTCCTTCCTCGCTGCCGACGACACTGCGGGAATCCACGACCTGGCAAACGACCTCGATGTGAACCTAACTACCGATCCCGGGTTCGATACCGTTAGTCATCCGGCGATGGACGCCTACGTAGCTGGTGAGGCCAAAGAGGGCGTGGGCATGGGCGGGGCGTTGGCGCTGGCTGACGCGGCCGACGTGTCGATGGCGATCGTGCGCGAGAAAATCGCCGATATCTACGACCGGCTCGTGAGTGAGGACCGTACTATGAAGATATGA
- a CDS encoding precorrin-8X methylmutase: protein MTTNEGRIDGGSKAGDGSDVEEYADLGATTENAMEIAETSMDRVRELVPDGTLADRIRQKSVHATGDPEFQHLVRFTGETEDEPIVAGARAVLDERPIVTDITMVKAGITGRGHDCPVQKAIGSGAELAKRTGMTRTAASVFELDRQGLYDDAIAVIGNAPTAALALADCIEGGTRPAVVVATPVGFVKAAESRKRLREVAGTHGVPAITNVGRRGGSGLAAGLTNELVHVASDVRSGEVDLP, encoded by the coding sequence ATGACGACTAACGAAGGACGGATAGACGGTGGTAGCAAGGCTGGGGATGGCAGTGATGTCGAGGAATACGCCGATCTCGGTGCGACCACCGAGAACGCGATGGAGATCGCCGAGACGAGCATGGATCGCGTACGCGAACTCGTTCCGGACGGGACGCTCGCCGACCGCATCCGGCAGAAGAGCGTCCACGCGACGGGCGACCCCGAATTTCAGCACCTCGTGCGGTTCACCGGCGAGACCGAGGACGAACCAATCGTCGCCGGCGCACGGGCCGTCCTCGACGAGCGTCCCATCGTCACCGACATCACGATGGTCAAAGCCGGTATTACCGGTCGCGGGCACGACTGCCCCGTCCAGAAGGCGATCGGAAGCGGCGCCGAACTCGCAAAACGGACCGGCATGACGCGGACGGCTGCGTCCGTATTCGAACTCGATCGGCAGGGACTCTACGACGACGCTATTGCCGTTATCGGGAACGCACCGACTGCAGCACTCGCCCTTGCAGACTGTATCGAAGGCGGAACACGCCCTGCCGTCGTGGTCGCCACCCCGGTCGGCTTCGTCAAAGCCGCCGAGAGCCGGAAGCGCCTTCGCGAGGTCGCCGGGACGCACGGCGTCCCCGCGATCACGAACGTCGGCCGTCGCGGCGGAAGCGGGTTGGCGGCCGGCCTGACGAACGAACTCGTCCACGTGGCGAGCGACGTCCGGAGCGGAGAGGTCGACCTCCCGTGA
- a CDS encoding CbiX/SirB N-terminal domain-containing protein, protein MTTESILLIGRNTRNAHEVLEAHADRLSRRDVVDDVEIATYKREPIRELKAEFERISADTVYAVPMCAAHSHDTINGIPAALSYVSGDVNYCEPLGQSPAVTEVLEENGASMVPASDDVSLILVGFGSSSKPYHRQTTDYHAARLREQSAYGEVLTCYLLQNPTVECVRYNTTKNQSVAVPLFLTRTEATESRIPDELELARGGIEYADPLGEHPRITDAVHAEVEKQRALAVDDAASPSSFEEQLNRTRRPVATDGEGIRR, encoded by the coding sequence ATGACAACCGAATCAATCCTGCTCATCGGCCGGAATACGAGAAACGCCCACGAAGTGCTCGAAGCACACGCCGATCGTCTCAGCCGGCGTGATGTCGTCGACGACGTCGAGATAGCGACGTACAAGCGAGAACCGATCCGCGAGCTCAAAGCGGAATTCGAGCGAATCTCCGCCGATACAGTGTACGCAGTCCCGATGTGTGCCGCACACAGCCACGACACGATCAACGGTATCCCTGCCGCGCTTTCTTATGTCTCCGGAGACGTCAACTACTGTGAACCACTCGGTCAGAGTCCTGCCGTTACCGAGGTGCTAGAGGAGAACGGAGCGAGTATGGTTCCGGCATCCGACGACGTCTCCCTGATCCTCGTCGGATTCGGGAGTAGCTCGAAACCGTACCACCGGCAAACGACCGACTATCACGCCGCTCGCCTTCGGGAACAGTCAGCGTACGGGGAGGTGCTGACCTGCTATCTACTCCAGAACCCCACAGTCGAATGTGTGCGGTACAATACCACCAAGAATCAGTCGGTAGCTGTCCCGCTTTTCCTGACGCGAACCGAAGCGACCGAGAGTCGAATACCTGACGAACTCGAACTCGCACGCGGCGGCATCGAGTATGCTGACCCGCTCGGCGAGCATCCGCGGATAACGGATGCCGTTCACGCGGAGGTCGAAAAGCAGCGCGCGCTCGCTGTCGACGATGCCGCTTCACCATCCTCTTTCGAAGAGCAGTTAAATCGGACGCGACGCCCGGTCGCGACCGACGGGGAAGGGATTCGGCGGTAA